One window of the Penaeus monodon isolate SGIC_2016 chromosome 1, NSTDA_Pmon_1, whole genome shotgun sequence genome contains the following:
- the LOC119576187 gene encoding myb-like protein D, giving the protein MATGRQRLPYTDNDNSDNNSTDYSHLENNNENNGNIDDNDNNNDDNSNVNNSDGNDIYDNLRENIQNDNNNKKQQNWQQERDDDKGNRRNDEQNLQNTIYLRDTNIGIIFTPNKGRRMKTSDVKILNAKSTHPTLINVYSKRKTREI; this is encoded by the exons ATGGCAACAGGGCGGCAACGACTACCGTACACTGACAACGacaacagtgacaacaacagCACTGATTATAGCCATCTCGAAAATAACAACGAGAACAATGGCAACATAgatgacaatgacaacaacaacgacgataaCAGCAATGTCAACAACAGCGACGGCAACGACATCTACGATAACTTAAGAGAGAATAttcaaaatgacaacaacaacaaaaaacaacaaaactggcAACAAGAGCGCGATGATGACAAGGGAAATCGTCGAAATGATGAGCAGAATCTTCAAAATACAATTTACTTGAG AGATACAAATATCGGAATTATTTTCACTCCAAATAAAGGACGACGCATGAAGACATCCGACGTCAAAATACTGAACGCGAAGTCAACACATCCAACACTTATAAACGTCTACAGTAAGAGGAAGACTCGTGAGATCTAG